One Thioclava electrotropha DNA segment encodes these proteins:
- a CDS encoding (2Fe-2S)-binding protein, with amino-acid sequence MIICHCQTITDRDIHAAIDWMRASDPSTIITPGKIYHALGKRADCGGCMPLFLSTMRKNTNLKVPVELTGLRQAPMEGRRHEGRR; translated from the coding sequence ATGATCATCTGCCATTGTCAGACCATCACCGATCGCGACATCCACGCCGCGATCGACTGGATGCGGGCCTCGGACCCGAGCACGATCATCACGCCGGGCAAAATCTATCACGCACTCGGGAAGCGGGCCGATTGCGGCGGATGCATGCCGCTCTTTCTTTCCACGATGCGCAAGAATACCAATTTGAAAGTGCCGGTCGAACTGACCGGGCTGAGACAGGCACCAATGGAAGGAAGACGACATGAAGGGCGACGCTAA
- a CDS encoding glycosyltransferase family 2 protein, with the protein MTEVSSNSSAEVVEQQLKWLSILIPTHNAEPYLAECLGSVLSNIGELSENAAAGIELIVLDDASTDGSRKIIDEFRFCFPDTVSVIEHDNSRGVSAARNSLIAHAKGEYIWYIDADDLMAPGVMIDLLDIMHRIKPDYIMCDYATFSNEPTGLSKKARKSTFNGPSNVLIEDCSTALSGLFETGALHPWSKIHRRSLYADTLTFPVGRIYEDLLVMPLLALRAASFFHVKEAWIFHRKHHGSLIGSRAIENTEDKCFALVTLAGEFEKEGGRLSRGFRSAFYYFMGRHLRVLFKQLVRSADFETAKEAYSTCSKMLSSTTIRIDGRVRNSLIRRGRFGKLTGLLLWKRRAQKRFE; encoded by the coding sequence GTGACGGAAGTGTCGTCCAATTCCTCAGCTGAGGTAGTAGAACAGCAGCTAAAATGGTTAAGCATTCTCATACCAACCCATAATGCGGAGCCATACCTCGCAGAATGTCTCGGGAGCGTATTGTCGAATATAGGCGAGCTTTCCGAAAATGCGGCGGCTGGGATAGAACTAATCGTTCTCGATGATGCCTCTACAGACGGCTCGAGAAAGATAATTGACGAATTTCGGTTCTGTTTTCCAGATACGGTCTCAGTCATAGAGCATGACAATTCCCGGGGTGTAAGCGCAGCCAGAAACAGTCTGATCGCACATGCGAAGGGCGAATATATTTGGTATATCGATGCCGATGATTTAATGGCGCCCGGGGTTATGATCGATCTTCTCGATATCATGCATCGTATCAAACCCGACTATATTATGTGCGACTACGCAACCTTTTCGAATGAGCCGACCGGTCTCTCGAAAAAGGCCCGCAAATCGACGTTCAACGGCCCCTCCAATGTCCTTATCGAAGATTGCTCGACGGCGCTTTCCGGGCTCTTCGAAACTGGCGCTCTTCATCCTTGGTCGAAAATACACCGGCGATCGCTATATGCGGACACTTTGACCTTTCCGGTAGGTAGGATCTACGAAGATCTCCTTGTCATGCCGTTGCTCGCATTGCGTGCGGCGAGTTTCTTCCATGTGAAGGAAGCTTGGATCTTCCATCGAAAGCACCATGGTAGTCTGATCGGATCGAGAGCAATAGAGAATACCGAAGATAAGTGCTTCGCGCTGGTTACGCTCGCTGGTGAGTTCGAGAAGGAAGGCGGTCGCCTCTCACGCGGATTTAGAAGCGCGTTCTACTATTTCATGGGGCGCCATCTGCGCGTTCTCTTCAAACAACTCGTGCGCAGCGCCGATTTCGAGACCGCAAAGGAAGCGTATAGCACATGTTCGAAGATGTTGAGCAGCACTACGATCCGCATCGATGGCCGCGTGCGCAATTCACTGATCAGACGAGGCCGATTTGGGAAGCTGACTGGGCTGCTGCTCTGGAAACGCCGGGCGCAAAAAAGGTTCGAGTAG
- the rplM gene encoding 50S ribosomal protein L13 translates to MKTYTAKPAEIEKKWVIIDAEGVVLGRLASIVAMRLRGKHKATFTPHMDMGDNVIVINADKVQMTGKKRDDKTYYWHTNHPGGIKSRTARQILEGAHPERVVMKAVERMISRNRLGRAQMANLRVYAGAEHPHEAQQPEVLDVKSMNKKNTRS, encoded by the coding sequence ATGAAAACCTACACCGCAAAACCCGCGGAGATCGAGAAGAAATGGGTCATCATCGACGCTGAAGGCGTCGTGCTGGGCCGTCTCGCGTCGATCGTCGCAATGCGTCTGCGTGGCAAGCACAAGGCCACCTTCACGCCGCACATGGACATGGGCGACAACGTCATCGTCATCAACGCCGACAAGGTGCAGATGACCGGCAAGAAGCGTGACGACAAGACCTACTACTGGCACACCAACCACCCCGGTGGGATCAAGTCGCGCACCGCGCGTCAGATCCTCGAGGGCGCGCATCCCGAGCGCGTGGTTATGAAGGCGGTCGAGCGCATGATCTCGCGCAACCGTCTGGGTCGTGCGCAGATGGCGAACCTGCGTGTCTACGCTGGCGCCGAGCATCCGCACGAAGCGCAACAGCCTGAAGTTCTCGACGTCAAGTCGATGAACAAGAAGAACACCCGGAGCTGA
- the proB gene encoding glutamate 5-kinase, whose product MATVSAPALAQAKRLVIKIGSALLVDQSGLRADWLRSLAADVAALRARGTGVVIVSSGSIALGRRVLGLAGSTLPLEQSQAAAAVGQIRLARAYEEVLGPHDVSTAQVLVTLEDTADRRRYLNSRATLETLLSLGVVPIVNENDTVATDEIRFGDNDRLAAQIAVTIGADQLLLLSDVDGLYTANPKTDPSAEHLPVIEHITPEIEAMAGDPVSGLSKGGMKTKLLAAKVAVAGGCAMAIAEGFAEHPVGALEQGGRCSWFLPEGDPQAARKRWIAAMKPRGELFVDEGAANALRSGKSLLPAGITKVVGRFGRGDPVTIAGPDRAVLGKGLVRYTGDEARLIAGHRSGEIEEILGYPGRAALIHRDDMVVG is encoded by the coding sequence ATGGCAACCGTGAGCGCGCCCGCTCTGGCGCAGGCGAAGCGTCTGGTTATCAAGATCGGATCGGCGCTTCTCGTCGATCAGAGCGGATTGCGCGCGGATTGGCTGCGCTCGCTGGCCGCCGATGTGGCGGCTTTGCGAGCCCGCGGCACGGGTGTCGTGATCGTCTCCTCTGGCTCGATTGCGCTGGGGCGGCGGGTGCTCGGTCTCGCGGGCAGCACGTTGCCGCTGGAGCAGAGCCAGGCCGCGGCGGCAGTGGGGCAGATCCGCCTCGCGCGGGCCTATGAGGAAGTTCTGGGGCCGCATGACGTGAGCACCGCGCAGGTTCTGGTGACGCTCGAAGATACCGCCGACCGGCGCCGCTACCTCAATTCGCGCGCGACGCTGGAGACGCTGCTGAGCCTCGGCGTCGTGCCCATCGTGAACGAGAACGACACGGTCGCGACCGACGAGATTCGCTTCGGCGACAATGACCGGCTGGCCGCCCAGATCGCCGTGACGATCGGGGCGGATCAGCTGCTGCTGCTATCCGATGTCGACGGGCTTTACACCGCGAACCCCAAGACCGACCCGAGCGCCGAGCATCTGCCGGTGATCGAACATATCACCCCCGAGATCGAGGCGATGGCGGGCGATCCCGTCTCAGGCCTCTCGAAGGGCGGGATGAAGACGAAGCTGCTGGCGGCGAAGGTCGCGGTGGCGGGTGGCTGTGCGATGGCGATTGCCGAGGGCTTCGCCGAGCATCCGGTCGGCGCACTGGAGCAGGGCGGGCGCTGCAGCTGGTTCCTGCCTGAGGGCGATCCGCAGGCCGCGCGCAAACGCTGGATCGCGGCGATGAAGCCGCGGGGCGAGCTGTTCGTGGACGAGGGGGCCGCCAATGCGTTGCGCTCTGGCAAGTCGCTGCTGCCCGCCGGGATCACCAAGGTTGTCGGGCGCTTCGGGCGCGGCGATCCGGTCACCATAGCGGGGCCGGACCGTGCGGTGCTGGGCAAGGGGCTAGTGCGCTACACCGGCGACGAGGCGCGGCTGATCGCGGGGCACCGCTCGGGCGAGATCGAGGAGATCCTCGGCTATCCCGGCCGCGCGGCGCTGATCCATCGCGACGATATGGTGGTGGGCTGA
- the rpsI gene encoding 30S ribosomal protein S9 gives MADDIKTLDDLKSVVTGSDNAGATETETSTPREPVRDAQGRSYATGKRKDAVARVWVKPGTGKVEVNGKAMDKYFARPVLQLIVNQPFGVANVDGQFDVYATVAGGGLSGQAGAVKHGISKALQLYDPSLRPALKAAGFLTRDSRVVERKKYGRAKARRSFQFSKR, from the coding sequence ATGGCCGACGATATCAAGACCCTCGACGATCTGAAATCGGTCGTGACCGGCTCGGACAACGCTGGCGCCACCGAAACCGAAACCTCCACGCCCCGTGAGCCCGTGCGCGACGCGCAAGGCCGCTCCTATGCTACCGGCAAGCGTAAAGACGCGGTCGCCCGCGTCTGGGTCAAGCCGGGCACCGGCAAGGTCGAAGTGAACGGCAAGGCGATGGACAAGTACTTCGCGCGTCCCGTGCTTCAGCTGATCGTGAACCAGCCCTTCGGCGTGGCGAACGTGGACGGCCAGTTCGACGTCTACGCGACCGTTGCAGGCGGCGGCCTCTCGGGCCAGGCCGGTGCAGTCAAGCACGGCATCTCGAAAGCGCTGCAGCTCTACGATCCCTCGCTGCGTCCGGCTCTGAAAGCCGCAGGCTTCCTGACCCGCGACTCGCGCGTTGTGGAACGTAAGAAATACGGCCGTGCGAAAGCCCGTCGTAGCTTCCAGTTCTCGAAGCGCTAA
- a CDS encoding PaaI family thioesterase has translation MALVMDRDELAEFLDEAFPQVKGDFAIEALDEDELVVRLKVEERHLRPGGTVSGPNMFALADVGIYIAILARIGRVALAVTTNASMDFMRKPAAGADLIAKIRVLKLGRVLAVGDALIYSEGDDRPVARASMTYSIPPRAMG, from the coding sequence ATGGCGCTGGTAATGGATCGCGACGAGCTCGCGGAATTTCTCGACGAGGCGTTTCCGCAGGTGAAAGGCGACTTCGCGATCGAGGCACTCGATGAGGACGAGCTCGTGGTGCGCCTGAAGGTGGAAGAGCGCCATTTGCGGCCCGGCGGCACGGTCTCGGGGCCGAACATGTTCGCGCTGGCCGATGTCGGGATCTATATCGCGATCCTCGCGCGGATCGGGCGCGTGGCGCTGGCGGTGACGACGAATGCGAGCATGGATTTCATGCGCAAGCCCGCCGCAGGGGCCGACCTGATCGCGAAGATCCGGGTACTCAAGCTGGGCCGCGTCCTCGCCGTGGGCGATGCGCTGATCTATTCCGAGGGGGACGATCGACCCGTTGCGCGCGCGAGCATGACTTATTCGATCCCGCCGCGGGCGATGGGGTAG
- a CDS encoding phosphatidylserine decarboxylase translates to MSVSMLSTFVKPMHPEGRKFVAIFAGITFILFLIWEPLGWIGVGLTVWCYYFFRDPPRVTPTREGLMVSPADGVVSLLEPAVPPAELGLGDKPMTRVSVFMSVFNCHVNRLPCAGRISKVAYRPGKFLNASLDKASSDNERNGLAVTLPDGRQYGVVQIAGLVARRILCWSKEGQSLMTGERFGLIRFGSRLDIYLPEGVNPLVCIGQNMVAGETVIADLESTEQARSGGIR, encoded by the coding sequence ATGTCCGTCTCCATGCTCTCCACCTTCGTCAAACCGATGCATCCCGAAGGGCGCAAGTTCGTCGCCATCTTCGCGGGCATCACCTTCATCCTGTTCCTGATCTGGGAGCCTCTGGGCTGGATCGGGGTCGGGCTGACCGTCTGGTGCTATTACTTCTTCCGCGATCCGCCGCGGGTGACGCCCACCCGCGAGGGGCTGATGGTCTCTCCGGCCGATGGCGTGGTCTCGCTGCTGGAGCCGGCGGTGCCGCCAGCAGAGCTGGGCCTCGGCGACAAGCCGATGACCCGTGTCTCGGTCTTCATGTCGGTCTTCAACTGCCACGTGAACCGGCTGCCCTGCGCGGGCCGGATCTCGAAAGTCGCCTATCGCCCCGGCAAATTCCTCAACGCCTCGCTCGACAAGGCGAGTTCGGACAATGAACGCAATGGGCTCGCGGTGACGCTGCCCGATGGTCGCCAATACGGGGTGGTGCAGATCGCAGGGCTGGTGGCCCGGCGCATCCTGTGCTGGTCGAAAGAGGGCCAGAGCCTGATGACCGGCGAGCGCTTCGGTCTGATCCGGTTCGGCTCGCGTCTCGACATCTACCTGCCCGAAGGGGTGAACCCGCTCGTCTGCATCGGCCAGAACATGGTCGCGGGCGAAACCGTGATCGCCGATCTCGAAAGCACGGAACAAGCGCGCTCCGGCGGCATTCGGTAA
- a CDS encoding IS3 family transposase (programmed frameshift), whose amino-acid sequence MKRTRFTDEQIIGILAEHEAGAKCADLCRKHGMSEGTFYNWKAKFGGMTVPEAKRLKTLEDENAKLKKLLAEQMLDLAAMKELVFKKVVTPAVKREAVAHLRSLLGLSERRACRIAGADRKMVRYQAQRAPDTELRGRLRELANERRRFGYRRLFVLLRREGEPSGINRIYRLYREEGLTVRKRKARRKAVGTRAPILVAARPNARWSLDFVHDQFANGQRFRVLNVVDDVTRECLAAIPDTSISGRRVARELTALIERRGKPGMIVSDNGTELTSNAILTFATAHRIEWHYIAPGKPMQNGFVESFNGRMRDELLNETMFRNLAHARIVIAAWAADYNTERPHSALDYQTPADYARALTTAIARPAARDDSSARRAIAQPAPIGVNTNRAPVAAG is encoded by the exons ATGAAGCGAACGAGATTCACGGACGAGCAGATCATCGGCATCCTGGCCGAGCACGAGGCAGGCGCGAAGTGCGCGGACCTGTGCCGCAAGCACGGCATGTCGGAAGGGACCTTCTATAACTGGAAGGCGAAGTTCGGCGGCATGACGGTGCCGGAGGCAAAGCGGCTGAAGACGCTCGAAGACGAGAACGCCAAGCTGAAGAAGCTGCTGGCCGAGCAGATGCTGGACTTGGCGGCGATGAAGGAACTGGTTT TCAAAAAAGTGGTGACGCCTGCCGTGAAGCGCGAGGCGGTCGCGCATCTGAGGTCCCTGCTCGGGCTCTCGGAGCGGCGGGCGTGCCGGATTGCCGGGGCGGATCGCAAGATGGTCCGCTATCAGGCGCAGCGAGCTCCGGATACGGAGCTGCGTGGCCGTCTGCGCGAACTGGCCAACGAACGCAGACGGTTCGGCTATCGGCGGCTCTTCGTGCTGCTGCGCCGCGAGGGCGAGCCATCCGGGATCAACCGGATCTATCGGCTCTACCGCGAAGAAGGCCTGACGGTGCGCAAAAGGAAGGCCAGGCGTAAGGCGGTCGGAACACGGGCCCCGATCTTGGTCGCGGCGCGTCCCAATGCCCGCTGGTCGCTGGATTTCGTTCACGACCAGTTCGCCAACGGTCAGCGTTTCCGGGTGCTCAACGTGGTCGACGATGTCACCCGGGAGTGCCTCGCGGCGATCCCGGACACCTCGATCTCGGGGCGCCGTGTGGCTCGTGAACTGACTGCCCTGATCGAGCGCCGCGGAAAGCCGGGGATGATCGTCTCTGACAACGGCACCGAACTGACCAGTAACGCAATCTTAACCTTCGCTACCGCGCACCGGATCGAGTGGCACTACATCGCCCCGGGCAAGCCGATGCAGAACGGCTTCGTGGAGAGCTTCAACGGGCGGATGCGGGACGAGCTGCTCAACGAGACCATGTTCCGAAACCTGGCCCACGCGCGGATCGTGATCGCCGCCTGGGCTGCCGACTACAATACCGAACGCCCGCACTCGGCCTTGGACTACCAGACACCGGCTGACTACGCGCGGGCCCTGACCACCGCAATCGCCCGCCCCGCTGCGCGAGATGATAGCTCCGCGCGTCGGGCGATTGCTCAACCTGCGCCGATCGGCGTAAACACCAACCGGGCTCCGGTCGCGGCTGGATGA
- a CDS encoding O-fucosyltransferase family protein, with translation MEKEMDKVDNEASVLIDAGKRYLLARPCGGFNDCLVQLDAARRHAERFGRTLIIDTSRSGLKAGFETLFVTRPNFGCPVIMWSREVGVALDTLKSVRPAELTHRITSYQTTYDDETCLHRDTQTKALTSVDLERDHPETLIVQERAGGGIESLRFLRRVSLRSEVATEVAARLSTLGRDYDAIHIRHSDYRTDFEGFLQRISPIFAGRKLLVCTDSAEVKETAPRLLGKRVEVISIAEPPDTKGQPLHDTELADRHAANLDLLTEIIAMARARNFFFTQLDRTHPRWKFSGFAKLVVAIRAAPDTLDILFTNCDMPSFQNLHSRKKIIGEQNKGTDMIRRSLSLIQLQWWNRKAFRETRKIRRRVAKEFL, from the coding sequence TTGGAAAAAGAAATGGATAAAGTTGATAACGAGGCGTCTGTCTTGATCGACGCCGGAAAACGATATTTGCTCGCCCGCCCCTGCGGCGGCTTCAACGATTGCTTGGTGCAACTGGACGCGGCGCGGCGTCACGCGGAACGCTTTGGCCGGACGCTCATAATCGATACCAGCCGATCGGGCCTCAAAGCCGGCTTTGAAACGCTTTTTGTAACTCGGCCCAACTTTGGCTGTCCGGTAATCATGTGGTCTCGCGAAGTTGGCGTAGCGCTCGATACTTTAAAGTCGGTGCGACCCGCGGAACTTACGCATAGGATCACCAGCTATCAGACCACCTATGACGATGAAACCTGCTTGCATCGCGACACGCAAACCAAGGCCCTCACTAGCGTTGATCTTGAACGAGATCACCCCGAAACACTAATTGTTCAGGAGCGCGCGGGCGGCGGCATAGAGTCGCTCCGCTTCCTGCGAAGGGTCTCGCTACGCTCTGAGGTCGCTACAGAAGTCGCTGCACGGCTTTCGACATTGGGAAGGGATTACGATGCCATCCACATACGCCACTCCGATTATCGCACAGATTTTGAAGGCTTTTTGCAGCGCATTTCTCCGATTTTCGCAGGGCGGAAATTGCTAGTCTGCACTGACAGTGCAGAGGTGAAAGAAACCGCGCCACGCCTTTTAGGTAAGCGCGTCGAGGTTATCTCGATCGCTGAACCACCTGACACGAAAGGCCAGCCGCTCCACGACACGGAACTAGCGGATCGTCATGCGGCCAACCTTGATCTGCTTACCGAGATAATCGCAATGGCGCGAGCGCGGAATTTTTTTTTCACGCAACTTGACAGAACTCATCCGCGCTGGAAGTTTTCAGGATTCGCAAAATTGGTCGTAGCAATCCGCGCCGCGCCCGACACGCTCGACATACTATTTACAAATTGCGACATGCCGTCGTTCCAAAACCTACATTCTCGCAAAAAAATAATCGGCGAGCAAAACAAAGGTACCGATATGATTAGAAGGAGCCTTTCGCTTATCCAACTTCAATGGTGGAATCGAAAAGCTTTTCGAGAGACCAGAAAAATTAGGAGGCGGGTTGCAAAAGAGTTTCTCTGA
- the pssA gene encoding CDP-diacylglycerol--serine O-phosphatidyltransferase, producing the protein MKDHELDPHEKDRLPFLQLVPNLVTIAGMGLGLTSIRFAMDDRFESAVVLILLAALIDGMDGLLARRLNASSDFGAELDSLSDFLCFGVAPGLLLYRFALGETHAFGWVFVLVYTGAACLRLARFNVMRAEPESMRHFTGVPAPAGAGLALLPMFISFADLGDARAVPVVVAVWLGFVGLLMISRIKTFSPKAMRIPRRAVGVLLIGTVIAVGMVFTRIWLLMVILAAIYAVMLIPAIWKARGRILRA; encoded by the coding sequence ATGAAAGACCACGAACTCGACCCGCATGAAAAGGACCGGTTGCCGTTTCTGCAACTGGTGCCGAACCTCGTCACGATCGCCGGGATGGGGCTGGGGCTGACCTCGATCCGTTTCGCGATGGATGACCGGTTCGAGAGCGCGGTGGTTCTGATCCTGCTCGCGGCGCTGATCGACGGGATGGACGGGTTGCTCGCGCGGCGGCTCAACGCGTCCTCGGATTTCGGGGCGGAACTCGACAGTCTGTCCGACTTCCTCTGCTTCGGCGTGGCGCCGGGGCTTCTGCTCTACCGCTTCGCCCTGGGGGAGACGCACGCCTTCGGCTGGGTCTTCGTGCTGGTCTATACCGGGGCGGCCTGTTTGCGCCTCGCGCGGTTCAACGTGATGCGCGCCGAGCCCGAGTCGATGCGCCACTTCACGGGGGTGCCCGCACCCGCAGGGGCAGGGCTCGCGCTGTTGCCGATGTTCATCAGCTTTGCCGATCTCGGCGATGCGCGCGCGGTGCCCGTGGTCGTGGCGGTCTGGCTGGGCTTTGTCGGCCTGCTGATGATTTCGCGGATCAAGACCTTCTCGCCGAAAGCGATGCGCATTCCGCGCCGCGCGGTGGGCGTGCTGCTGATCGGGACGGTCATCGCGGTGGGGATGGTCTTCACGCGGATCTGGCTGCTGATGGTGATCCTGGCGGCAATCTACGCGGTGATGCTGATCCCCGCGATCTGGAAAGCGCGCGGGAGAATTCTGCGCGCCTGA
- a CDS encoding glycosyltransferase family 25 protein → MSKENESDWPILVISLQDAAERRAMVSKQLEALGLSFQFFDAIDGRSGLPAAYESQVDRPGTELYFGRPMSDGEYACALSHLAVYRKIIEEKLPGAIVLEDDAILGSAFALFLTERGYEHAPLIQLDHLNARVRRMGATTIGIESCTLWRLHSNAFLATGYAINQQAASFILEQALPLRSPADWPCDLRPLGPYCTVPRLVDHPTAEQVASSLGGRRNTLTKRQKRNLKYGRKYLASRYWKKKWIKLITRRLS, encoded by the coding sequence ATGTCCAAAGAAAATGAATCTGACTGGCCTATCTTGGTCATCTCCCTCCAGGATGCCGCCGAGCGGAGGGCAATGGTCTCGAAGCAGCTCGAAGCGCTTGGTTTGTCCTTCCAATTCTTCGACGCAATCGATGGCCGCTCCGGATTGCCAGCAGCTTACGAAAGCCAGGTCGATCGCCCCGGCACCGAGCTATATTTTGGCCGCCCGATGAGCGATGGTGAATATGCCTGTGCTCTCTCACATCTCGCAGTTTATCGGAAAATCATCGAAGAAAAACTTCCTGGTGCAATCGTCCTTGAAGATGATGCCATTCTTGGAAGCGCTTTCGCGCTATTCTTGACGGAGAGAGGCTACGAGCACGCTCCGCTCATCCAACTCGACCATCTTAACGCACGTGTGCGACGAATGGGCGCAACCACGATAGGAATTGAGAGCTGTACGCTCTGGCGTTTGCATAGCAATGCCTTCCTTGCGACTGGCTATGCGATTAACCAGCAAGCTGCTTCATTCATTTTAGAGCAGGCTTTACCTTTGCGGTCTCCCGCAGACTGGCCATGTGACTTACGTCCGCTCGGCCCGTATTGTACAGTGCCTCGCCTCGTCGATCACCCGACGGCAGAACAAGTCGCGTCATCGCTTGGTGGCAGGCGAAACACGTTGACCAAGAGACAAAAGCGAAATTTAAAATATGGGCGGAAATACCTTGCGAGCAGATATTGGAAAAAGAAATGGATAAAGTTGATAACGAGGCGTCTGTCTTGA
- a CDS encoding GNAT family N-acetyltransferase: protein MHLIETPRLVLRPLTSKDVDAITRAANDFEVACWLAKMPYPYTRTDAEAFVAANRENFGRVWGITRQGDFCGVIGKVGAFGYWLGRDHWSNGYATEAGRAVIAVHFEAPDARPLAAGYFEGNHRSRRVLEKLGFRHAGESLVDNRALGRKLRNFDMICESPPRDAHSPSSW from the coding sequence ATGCATCTTATTGAAACGCCGCGCCTCGTCTTGCGTCCGCTGACTTCGAAAGATGTCGATGCGATCACGCGTGCCGCGAATGATTTCGAAGTCGCGTGCTGGCTCGCGAAGATGCCGTATCCCTATACCAGAACCGATGCCGAGGCATTCGTCGCCGCCAATCGCGAGAATTTCGGGCGAGTCTGGGGAATCACGCGACAGGGCGATTTTTGTGGAGTGATCGGAAAGGTCGGCGCATTCGGCTATTGGTTGGGCCGGGATCATTGGAGCAATGGCTATGCCACCGAGGCTGGTCGCGCCGTCATCGCTGTGCATTTCGAGGCCCCGGACGCGCGGCCACTTGCGGCGGGCTATTTCGAGGGCAATCACCGCTCGCGCAGGGTTCTCGAGAAGCTGGGATTCCGGCACGCAGGCGAGTCGCTTGTCGATAACCGGGCGCTGGGGCGCAAGCTCCGAAATTTCGACATGATCTGCGAGAGCCCGCCTCGCGACGCGCATTCCCCTTCCTCTTGGTGA
- the bfr gene encoding bacterioferritin has product MKGDAKVIDYLNAALRSELTAVSQYWLHFRMQEDWGLAAMAKKSREESIEEMHHADKLIARILFLEGHPNLQKLDPLRIGEGPRETLECDLAGEHDALTLYREARDHCESVRDYVSKDLFEELIADEEGHVDFLETQLDLYDRVGAQNYALLNAAKMDEAE; this is encoded by the coding sequence ATGAAGGGCGACGCTAAGGTTATCGACTATCTCAACGCAGCTCTGCGCAGCGAATTGACGGCCGTTTCGCAATACTGGCTGCACTTCCGGATGCAGGAGGACTGGGGCCTTGCCGCGATGGCGAAGAAATCGCGCGAGGAGTCCATTGAGGAGATGCACCACGCCGACAAGCTGATCGCGCGCATCCTGTTCCTCGAAGGCCATCCGAACCTGCAAAAACTCGACCCGCTGCGCATCGGCGAGGGCCCGCGCGAGACGCTCGAATGCGACCTCGCGGGCGAGCATGACGCGCTGACCCTCTATCGCGAGGCGCGCGACCATTGCGAAAGCGTACGCGATTACGTCTCGAAGGATCTGTTCGAGGAACTGATCGCGGATGAGGAAGGCCATGTCGATTTCCTCGAGACGCAGCTCGACCTCTACGACCGCGTGGGCGCGCAGAATTACGCCCTGCTCAACGCCGCCAAGATGGACGAGGCGGAGTAA
- a CDS encoding enoyl-CoA hydratase: MTDLVIREDNGAVAHLTMNSPGSLNALSDAMLAALKARFSELAEDTSIKVVVLRGAGKAFCAGHDLKEMQRGREAEDQGRAYFADLFFRCAEVMQMIPALPQPVIAEAHGIATAAGCQLVASCDLAVAAEGTRFGVNGVNIGLFCSTPMVALSRNVPRKVAFEMLTTGEFIDAARAREVGLVNRIAPHEELGAETEKLAQTIAGKLGAAVKIGKRAFYDQANMDLAQAYEHTAAVMVENMLWRDTKEGVQAFIEKRKPDWAE; the protein is encoded by the coding sequence ATGACCGATCTGGTGATCCGCGAGGATAATGGCGCGGTGGCGCATCTGACGATGAACAGCCCCGGCAGTCTCAACGCGCTGTCCGATGCGATGCTGGCCGCGCTCAAGGCGCGGTTTTCTGAGCTGGCCGAGGATACAAGCATCAAGGTCGTGGTGCTGCGCGGCGCGGGTAAGGCGTTCTGCGCGGGCCATGACCTCAAGGAGATGCAGCGCGGGCGCGAGGCCGAGGATCAGGGCCGCGCCTATTTCGCCGATCTCTTCTTCCGCTGCGCCGAGGTAATGCAGATGATCCCGGCCCTGCCCCAGCCGGTGATCGCCGAGGCGCATGGCATCGCGACCGCCGCCGGCTGTCAGCTGGTCGCGTCCTGCGATCTGGCCGTGGCGGCCGAAGGCACGCGGTTCGGGGTGAACGGGGTGAATATCGGGCTGTTCTGCTCGACCCCGATGGTGGCGCTCTCGCGCAACGTGCCGCGCAAGGTGGCCTTCGAGATGCTGACCACCGGCGAGTTCATCGATGCCGCCCGCGCCCGCGAGGTCGGGTTGGTCAATCGCATCGCGCCGCATGAGGAGCTTGGCGCCGAGACCGAGAAGCTGGCGCAGACCATCGCAGGCAAGCTGGGCGCCGCCGTGAAGATCGGCAAGCGCGCCTTCTACGACCAGGCCAATATGGACCTCGCGCAGGCCTATGAGCACACGGCTGCGGTGATGGTCGAGAACATGCTCTGGCGTGATACGAAGGAAGGCGTGCAGGCCTTCATCGAGAAGCGCAAGCCGGACTGGGCCGAATGA